From Dehalococcoidia bacterium, a single genomic window includes:
- a CDS encoding flagellar hook-length control protein FliK: MMIAPVAPPDIVSAPPSSGRAAGGRGEFAAALAAVGRTASTTARPPAEDAARSPSDDPTSPEEPLDETTVPRDEPEPLFPDPTVVLLLSALSSGAAAEIPGSGNAAAAPLVAVASPAAGVAGASSPSAATVADLAALIQTVAGDDLVAPAALTLEPLALSDSAGPAAEIALSSPAVEADFSRFGAETDLSRPEAPAAEPLLSVGEGVRPLPLAPAAPAQGNSRPTAREIAPRQLVEQIAPRLAGRLEQTSEFRITLQPESLGTVEVAVRVSPTAIQIVLAADEKARELLSAGLAELRATLRPPDGRTLAIDIAARLSSGFDANTPFGRGSSAWSPPTPASRRERVHDEPADRALPLAQTAASGRIDYRI, translated from the coding sequence ATGATGATTGCGCCGGTAGCTCCGCCCGATATCGTTTCCGCGCCCCCCTCCTCCGGCCGCGCTGCAGGCGGGCGCGGAGAATTTGCCGCCGCGCTCGCCGCCGTGGGGAGAACCGCCTCGACCACAGCGCGGCCGCCGGCGGAAGACGCTGCTCGCTCGCCCAGCGACGACCCAACCTCCCCCGAGGAGCCGCTCGACGAAACGACAGTGCCGCGCGACGAGCCAGAGCCGCTCTTTCCTGACCCGACGGTCGTACTCCTCCTCAGCGCCCTCTCCTCTGGAGCCGCCGCCGAGATCCCAGGAAGCGGGAATGCAGCAGCAGCGCCGCTCGTGGCCGTTGCCTCCCCTGCCGCCGGTGTTGCCGGCGCATCATCCCCCAGCGCTGCGACAGTTGCCGATCTCGCCGCTCTCATCCAGACTGTCGCCGGAGACGATCTCGTCGCTCCGGCAGCGCTTACGCTCGAGCCGCTCGCGCTCTCCGACAGCGCTGGACCCGCAGCCGAGATTGCCCTCTCCAGCCCTGCAGTTGAGGCCGACTTCTCCCGGTTTGGCGCCGAGACCGACCTCAGCAGGCCGGAAGCGCCCGCAGCCGAGCCTCTTCTTTCCGTCGGCGAGGGCGTGCGGCCTCTTCCCCTCGCTCCAGCTGCGCCGGCGCAGGGGAACAGCCGTCCAACGGCCCGGGAGATCGCGCCGCGCCAGCTTGTAGAGCAGATCGCGCCGCGGCTTGCCGGCCGGCTCGAGCAGACCAGCGAGTTCCGCATCACGCTGCAGCCTGAGTCGCTCGGCACCGTTGAGGTCGCCGTGCGCGTCAGCCCAACGGCCATCCAGATCGTTCTTGCCGCCGACGAGAAGGCCCGCGAACTGCTCTCTGCCGGGCTGGCCGAGCTGCGCGCGACCCTTCGTCCTCCCGATGGGCGCACTCTCGCCATCGACATTGCGGCCCGGCTGAGCAGCGGGTTCGATGCCAACACGCCTTTTGGGCGCGGTTCCAGCGCTTGGAGCCCTCCAACTCCAGCATCCCGCCGCGAGCGCGTTCACGACGAGCCGGCCGACCGCGCCCTCCCCTTGGCGCAGACCGCCGCCTCCGGGCGGATCGACTATCGGATTTAG